One Leptolyngbya sp. 'hensonii' genomic window carries:
- a CDS encoding DUF924 family protein, with the protein MMCSSQEFSISAVEEILNFWLGDPQEADYGKGRKVWFRKDPVFDRLIRDQFQVLYEQAAAGDLDNWVAEPRSCLALLILLDQFPRNMFRGTPQAFATDAKALALAQTAIERRYDRQLLPIQRWFVYLPFEHSENLEYQHLAVVYFQRLAEEHTETAASLSSTLKHREIIERFGRFPHRNAILGRTSTAEELEFLNQPGSSF; encoded by the coding sequence ATGATGTGCTCATCTCAGGAATTTTCAATATCTGCTGTAGAGGAAATCCTGAACTTCTGGCTGGGCGATCCGCAAGAGGCAGACTATGGCAAAGGTCGAAAAGTCTGGTTCAGGAAAGACCCAGTGTTCGATCGCCTGATTCGCGACCAGTTCCAGGTCCTCTACGAACAGGCCGCTGCCGGGGATCTGGACAACTGGGTGGCAGAACCTCGTAGTTGTCTGGCTCTGTTGATTCTTCTGGATCAGTTTCCCCGCAATATGTTTCGAGGCACTCCCCAGGCTTTCGCAACGGATGCCAAAGCCCTGGCTTTGGCTCAGACTGCGATCGAACGGAGGTACGATCGGCAACTACTCCCGATTCAGCGCTGGTTTGTCTACCTGCCCTTCGAACACAGTGAAAATCTGGAGTATCAGCATCTGGCCGTTGTCTACTTCCAACGGCTAGCGGAAGAACATACCGAAACAGCAGCATCCTTGAGTTCTACCCTGAAGCACCGGGAAATCATCGAACGGTTTGGGCGCTTTCCCCACCGTAACGCCATTCTGGGCCGGACCAGCACCGCCGAGGAGTTGGAGTTTCTCAACCAACCCGGCTCATCTTTTTAA
- a CDS encoding GvpL/GvpF family gas vesicle protein, whose amino-acid sequence MIYTYAFLKTPEQPLELPEGISGPVALVCAGLLSALVEPNLVWDALQETDDRLLQAVLAHDRVLCVLFQQMPLLPLRFGTRFTSLEDLKSHLESYLDLYLKKLMEVANRAEYTLKLIPPQPVEEPTISAAAQGRAYFLAKKQRIQSQAERQQRQMVELEEVLEAIVAAFPKSKISEVQSEQKTQQVYLLLTQEEYAQIEAFLQTWQELASQWQLVLGEPLPPYHFV is encoded by the coding sequence ATGATTTACACCTATGCGTTCTTGAAGACGCCGGAACAGCCTCTGGAACTTCCAGAGGGCATCTCTGGGCCTGTTGCTCTGGTTTGTGCGGGGTTACTGTCCGCCTTAGTTGAGCCTAACCTTGTCTGGGATGCTTTACAAGAAACGGACGATCGTTTGCTGCAGGCTGTTCTGGCCCACGATCGAGTGCTCTGTGTCTTATTTCAACAAATGCCACTCCTGCCGCTGCGGTTTGGCACCCGATTTACTTCCCTGGAAGATCTGAAAAGCCATCTGGAAAGCTATCTGGATCTCTATCTGAAAAAACTCATGGAGGTGGCGAATAGGGCTGAATACACCTTGAAGCTGATTCCACCGCAACCCGTAGAAGAGCCGACGATCTCAGCAGCGGCCCAGGGAAGGGCCTACTTTCTGGCTAAGAAGCAGCGCATCCAATCTCAGGCAGAACGGCAACAACGGCAGATGGTGGAGTTGGAAGAAGTTCTGGAGGCGATCGTGGCTGCTTTTCCCAAGAGTAAGATTTCTGAGGTTCAGTCTGAACAGAAGACTCAGCAGGTTTATCTCCTCCTGACCCAGGAAGAATATGCTCAGATCGAGGCCTTTCTGCAAACCTGGCAGGAATTGGCCTCCCAATGGCAACTAGTTTTGGGAGAGCCATTGCCACCCTACCATTTTGTTTAA
- a CDS encoding cation:proton antiporter, with the protein MNDFGGWLIDLGYRLKELRAPSVLTGPITDPVPVFLMIMGIMLIAPLLFERMRLPGVVGLILAGVIVGPHGLGLLARDNTIVLLGTVGLLFLMFMAGLETSLDDLKYNADKSVVFGLATFAVPMILGTAAMSLLGYNLSAALLVASCFASHTLLALPIALRLGIMRSQVVTATLGGTLITNILALLVLAVLVKAHQGSLTLGFWLFLFPSLAAYTFITLWGVPRVGRWFFQKFGHDEGAEFTFVLATLFVVSYMAELIAIEPIIGAFLAGIAITQLIPQLSPLMNRIQFIGNTLFVPFFLISVGMLVNPLILVQDSQSLLVSGVMIGVAIVAKYLPAWGSGKLFGLDRAGIMVMFGLSVAQAASTLAAITVAYQIKLVDQVTVNGTIAMILVTCMISPWVTDRWGHNLKSTTARAPAQVISQLGDRVLVPVSNPDTEANLLHLAIILAKSASGTLLPLHILVERGNALSMEARVRQDQLLAAAETMAHAAVTPVESIGRIDDSLDKGITRAAQEKQASAIICGWKGFSTYQENFFGSILDGIIRRATIPVLISRIPEPIKNTGRIVLLITSHQLSGGSLDQSLNLAKTIAAELKASLQILQAEPGSQPNVLPPDLAVKQIGEPFRTRVSAELKQHDLIILVAGEEARIARSSMAYLAENIVRHHPNLGLVMVHFPHL; encoded by the coding sequence GTGAACGATTTTGGCGGCTGGTTGATTGATCTCGGCTACCGATTAAAAGAGCTGCGAGCTCCCTCAGTGCTGACGGGTCCCATTACTGACCCCGTCCCCGTCTTCCTCATGATTATGGGAATTATGTTGATCGCACCCCTCCTATTCGAGCGGATGCGACTGCCTGGTGTGGTGGGGTTAATTCTGGCTGGCGTCATTGTTGGTCCCCATGGCTTGGGATTGCTAGCCAGGGACAATACGATCGTGCTCCTGGGCACAGTGGGTCTGCTCTTTCTCATGTTCATGGCTGGTCTGGAAACCAGTCTGGATGATTTGAAATACAATGCCGACAAATCGGTTGTGTTTGGTCTGGCCACTTTTGCGGTGCCCATGATTCTCGGTACAGCGGCCATGTCCCTGCTGGGATACAACCTGTCTGCTGCGCTCCTAGTGGCGTCCTGTTTTGCTTCCCACACCCTGCTGGCCCTGCCCATTGCCCTGCGCCTGGGGATTATGCGATCGCAGGTCGTGACCGCAACCCTGGGCGGTACCCTGATCACCAACATCCTGGCTCTGCTGGTCCTGGCTGTGCTGGTTAAAGCTCACCAGGGCAGCCTGACTTTGGGGTTCTGGTTGTTCCTCTTCCCCTCCCTGGCTGCCTACACGTTTATTACCCTGTGGGGGGTGCCCAGGGTGGGCCGCTGGTTTTTTCAGAAGTTTGGCCATGATGAAGGTGCTGAGTTCACCTTTGTCCTGGCTACCCTGTTTGTTGTGTCCTACATGGCTGAGTTGATTGCCATTGAACCCATCATCGGTGCTTTTCTGGCAGGCATTGCCATCACCCAGTTGATTCCCCAACTCAGTCCGTTGATGAATCGGATTCAGTTTATTGGCAATACCCTCTTTGTACCTTTTTTCTTGATTTCTGTGGGCATGCTGGTCAATCCTCTGATCCTGGTTCAGGATTCCCAATCGCTGCTAGTGTCGGGGGTCATGATTGGGGTGGCTATTGTCGCCAAGTACCTGCCAGCCTGGGGGAGTGGCAAACTGTTTGGTCTGGATCGGGCCGGGATTATGGTTATGTTTGGGCTGTCTGTGGCTCAGGCTGCGTCTACCCTGGCTGCGATTACTGTGGCCTACCAAATTAAGCTGGTGGATCAGGTGACGGTCAACGGCACGATAGCCATGATTCTGGTGACGTGCATGATTTCTCCCTGGGTCACCGATCGGTGGGGCCATAACCTGAAATCTACAACAGCCCGTGCGCCTGCCCAAGTTATCAGCCAACTGGGCGATCGGGTTTTGGTCCCGGTATCCAATCCCGACACGGAGGCCAATCTGCTGCACTTGGCCATCATTCTGGCCAAATCTGCATCTGGTACCCTGTTACCCCTCCATATTCTGGTAGAGCGGGGCAATGCCCTGTCCATGGAGGCCAGAGTCAGGCAGGATCAGCTCTTAGCTGCGGCTGAAACCATGGCCCATGCTGCAGTCACCCCTGTCGAGTCGATCGGGCGCATTGATGACAGCCTGGATAAGGGCATTACCAGAGCCGCGCAGGAGAAACAGGCCAGTGCAATTATCTGTGGTTGGAAGGGCTTTTCCACCTATCAAGAGAATTTCTTTGGCAGCATTCTGGATGGCATCATTCGCCGTGCCACCATACCTGTTTTGATCAGCCGTATTCCAGAGCCAATTAAGAATACAGGCAGAATCGTTCTGCTGATTACCAGTCATCAATTGTCTGGAGGATCGCTGGATCAGAGCTTGAACCTAGCAAAAACGATCGCGGCTGAACTGAAGGCATCCCTACAAATCCTGCAGGCCGAGCCTGGGAGTCAACCCAATGTCCTGCCTCCCGATCTGGCGGTGAAACAGATTGGAGAACCTTTCAGGACAAGGGTCTCAGCGGAGCTTAAACAACATGATCTGATTATTCTGGTGGCAGGTGAGGAAGCCAGAATTGCTCGATCCTCCATGGCCTATCTGGCCGAAAATATTGTCCGCCACCATCCCAATCTGGGGCTGGTCATGGTCCATTTCCCACACCTTTAA
- a CDS encoding ABC transporter ATP-binding protein: MTDTVLSVRNLQVQFRSDSNLVQAIDDISFQVERGQTLGIVGESGSGKSVTALSIMGLLPPTGRVMGGEIWFHSSAAAETEAINLLALPPHRRREYRGGEISMIFQEPMSSLNPVYTIGFQLTEAICLHQQISEAEARRRAIALLQEVKLLPSDEILEQRYLKEFTAQNPGQEPPTGGALQRQINAQKLAVLDRYPHQLSGGQIQRVMIAMAISCNPTLLIADEPTTALDVTVQATILDLLRELRDRRQMSILFITHDLGIIAEIADTVAVMYQGKVVEYGSTEAIFTRPQHPYTKGLLTCRPSPDRQLKYLPTVADFMEVVLSPTGEQALVEVVREQLPEEDRLEIEITPAELAQRLQALQQQAPLLSVRNLHVAFPVKGLFGQVKRHVMAVDDVSFEVYPGETLGLVGESGCGKTTLARALLRLVPVTAGQILFEERAVLHLSAPLLRQLRREMQIIFQNPFGSLDPRMTVGNAVMEPLQIHLRQSRKQQRDRAVYLLERVGLSADALPRYPHEFSGGQRQRICIARALALNPKFIICDESVSALDVSVQAQVLNLLKELQEEFGLTYIFISHDLSVVKFMSDRIMVMNQGRIEELGPAEQIYRQPAQAYTRELIAAIPTGKFTQRQPK; this comes from the coding sequence ATGACTGATACGGTTCTGAGCGTTCGTAACCTGCAAGTCCAATTTCGATCGGACTCCAATCTTGTCCAGGCAATTGATGATATTTCCTTTCAGGTCGAACGGGGTCAAACCCTCGGAATTGTCGGTGAGTCTGGGTCTGGAAAATCAGTTACTGCCCTCTCCATTATGGGATTGCTCCCACCCACGGGTCGAGTCATGGGCGGGGAGATCTGGTTTCACAGTTCTGCAGCAGCGGAAACTGAGGCGATCAACTTACTGGCCCTGCCACCCCATCGCCGTCGGGAATACCGGGGTGGAGAGATTTCCATGATATTTCAGGAGCCGATGAGTTCTTTAAACCCGGTGTATACGATCGGATTTCAGCTCACGGAAGCAATCTGCCTGCATCAACAAATTTCCGAAGCAGAGGCCAGACGCCGGGCCATTGCCCTGCTCCAGGAGGTGAAGCTTTTGCCCAGTGATGAGATCCTGGAGCAGCGCTATTTGAAGGAGTTTACAGCTCAGAATCCGGGACAGGAGCCACCCACGGGGGGCGCACTGCAGCGCCAGATCAATGCCCAGAAACTGGCCGTGCTGGACCGCTATCCCCATCAGCTTTCCGGGGGCCAGATCCAGCGGGTGATGATTGCCATGGCCATTAGTTGTAACCCCACGCTGCTGATTGCGGATGAGCCAACCACTGCCCTGGATGTGACTGTGCAGGCCACCATTTTGGATCTACTGCGGGAACTGCGCGATCGTCGCCAGATGTCCATCCTGTTTATTACCCATGATCTGGGCATCATTGCGGAGATTGCCGATACGGTGGCTGTGATGTACCAGGGCAAGGTGGTGGAGTACGGTTCTACGGAAGCAATCTTCACCCGTCCCCAGCATCCTTACACGAAGGGGTTGCTGACCTGTCGGCCTTCTCCCGATCGGCAGTTAAAATATCTGCCCACCGTTGCGGACTTTATGGAGGTTGTTTTGTCCCCAACCGGAGAACAGGCCCTGGTAGAGGTGGTGCGGGAACAGCTACCGGAGGAAGACAGGCTGGAGATTGAAATCACACCAGCCGAGCTGGCGCAACGGCTGCAGGCACTCCAGCAGCAAGCTCCCCTCCTCTCAGTCCGCAATCTCCATGTTGCTTTTCCAGTCAAGGGCCTGTTCGGCCAGGTAAAACGGCATGTGATGGCAGTCGATGATGTCTCCTTTGAGGTCTATCCGGGGGAGACCCTGGGACTGGTGGGAGAGTCGGGTTGCGGTAAGACAACCCTGGCCAGAGCCCTGTTGCGGCTGGTACCTGTGACTGCCGGACAGATCCTGTTTGAGGAAAGGGCCGTTCTCCATCTATCAGCTCCCCTGTTGCGACAACTGCGGCGGGAAATGCAGATTATCTTCCAGAATCCTTTTGGCTCTCTGGACCCTCGCATGACCGTGGGCAATGCTGTTATGGAGCCCCTACAAATTCATCTGCGCCAGAGCCGGAAGCAACAACGCGATCGGGCCGTTTATCTGCTGGAACGGGTGGGGCTATCGGCGGATGCCCTGCCGCGCTACCCCCATGAGTTTTCTGGGGGGCAACGTCAACGCATCTGCATTGCCCGTGCCCTGGCTCTGAATCCAAAATTCATCATCTGCGATGAATCGGTGTCCGCTCTAGATGTATCGGTTCAGGCTCAGGTTCTGAACCTGCTGAAGGAACTGCAGGAGGAATTTGGCCTGACCTATATCTTCATTTCCCATGATTTGAGTGTTGTGAAATTCATGAGCGATCGGATCATGGTGATGAACCAGGGCCGGATTGAGGAATTGGGACCTGCAGAACAGATTTATCGCCAGCCAGCCCAGGCTTATACCCGTGAGCTGATTGCTGCCATTCCTACGGGTAAGTTCACCCAGCGCCAGCCGAAATAA
- a CDS encoding DUF4436 family protein, translated as MRLRLIRFKKLISAFGLVTLLTWALTIGLHYGQMPIVVAQSPAPEQAADVDPNHVKIEISLLGFDPIKGELDARMVLFPMGDLIDQKNGFPSADLQLTDIESIAKQQFDIKKGKPPESPVTKYITIEGDAFSYPLDEYKTTIGLYVDKLPPQPEAPKGGATDKPAAPPAVNEADVEAVPLEYEFSPNLAGFNVTFNETKESKESDDYLELDVTITRSLPVIFFSSVVMVIMWALSLIILLISITILRSGRMPETGALGFMGALLFAFPAIRNAQPNVPPVGTLSDFLSFFWTEAIVVIALVITGACWLRRYNPPAK; from the coding sequence ATGCGACTCAGATTGATCCGATTTAAGAAGTTAATTTCTGCCTTTGGACTTGTGACCCTATTGACCTGGGCCTTGACAATCGGTCTTCACTATGGTCAGATGCCCATTGTTGTGGCCCAGTCTCCCGCCCCAGAGCAGGCTGCTGATGTTGATCCTAATCATGTCAAAATCGAAATTTCCCTGCTAGGCTTTGATCCCATTAAAGGCGAACTTGATGCCCGGATGGTCCTGTTCCCAATGGGCGACCTGATTGATCAGAAAAATGGTTTTCCATCCGCAGATCTGCAACTGACAGACATTGAGAGTATTGCCAAGCAACAGTTTGACATTAAAAAAGGGAAACCCCCGGAGTCTCCTGTCACCAAATACATCACGATCGAAGGAGATGCCTTCTCCTATCCCCTGGATGAGTACAAGACCACGATCGGGCTGTATGTCGATAAACTGCCTCCTCAACCCGAAGCCCCTAAGGGTGGAGCTACCGATAAACCTGCTGCCCCTCCGGCTGTCAACGAGGCTGACGTGGAGGCTGTTCCTCTGGAATACGAGTTTTCTCCAAATCTGGCCGGTTTTAACGTCACGTTCAATGAAACCAAAGAATCTAAGGAATCCGATGACTATTTGGAACTGGATGTAACAATTACCCGATCGCTACCCGTGATCTTCTTCTCCAGTGTGGTCATGGTGATCATGTGGGCGCTCTCCCTGATTATTCTGTTGATTTCCATCACCATTCTGAGATCGGGAAGAATGCCGGAAACAGGAGCCCTTGGTTTCATGGGAGCCCTCCTGTTTGCCTTCCCCGCGATTCGGAATGCCCAGCCCAATGTTCCCCCTGTTGGGACCCTGAGCGATTTCCTCTCTTTCTTCTGGACTGAAGCGATCGTGGTGATTGCCCTGGTTATCACAGGCGCATGCTGGCTCAGACGATATAATCCGCCAGCAAAATAG